GCTGGGAAGCTGGTTGCGCTACGATTACGGGCAGTACACCTGGCGGGCGTCGTCCAGCCAGATGCTGGATAAACGCGGCATGGTGCTGTGGTCAAATTTGTTTCACATCGGCATTCTGGGGATCTTTTTCGGCCACGCCTTCGGGATGCTGACACCGCACTGGGTCTATTCGTGGTTCCTGCCAATGTCGCAAAAACAGCTGATGGCGATGATCCTCGGCGGGGTGTGCGGCGTGCTGACGCTGGTCGGTGGTGCGGGGCTGCTGGTGCGACGTCTAACCAATCCGCGTATCAGGGCGACCTCTTCGACGGCGGATATTCTGATCCTCTGCGTGCTGCTCATCCAGTGTATTCTCGGTCTGGCGACGATTCCGTTCTCCGCGCAACATCCGGATGGGAGTGAAATGCTGAAACTGGTCGACTGGGCGCAGGCGGTGGTGACGTTCCACGGCGGGGCGTCGGCACATCTCGATGGCGTGGCCTACATTTTCCGCGTACATCTGGTGCTCGGTATGACCATCTTCCTGCTGTTCCCGTTCACCCGTCTGGTGCATGTGTGGAGTGCGCCGGTGGAGTATCTGACGCGCAGATATC
Above is a window of Lelliottia jeotgali DNA encoding:
- a CDS encoding Respiratory nitrate reductase gamma chain, whose protein sequence is MMHYLNVFFYDIYPYLCGTVFLLGSWLRYDYGQYTWRASSSQMLDKRGMVLWSNLFHIGILGIFFGHAFGMLTPHWVYSWFLPMSQKQLMAMILGGVCGVLTLVGGAGLLVRRLTNPRIRATSSTADILILCVLLIQCILGLATIPFSAQHPDGSEMLKLVDWAQAVVTFHGGASAHLDGVAYIFRVHLVLGMTIFLLFPFTRLVHVWSAPVEYLTRRYQVVRSRR